One genomic window of Musa acuminata AAA Group cultivar baxijiao unplaced genomic scaffold, Cavendish_Baxijiao_AAA HiC_scaffold_1137, whole genome shotgun sequence includes the following:
- the LOC103973071 gene encoding receptor-like protein EIX1 isoform X1, whose amino-acid sequence MGFPLRFLSSLSLCLLALLLHRATVTSGCFSLEREALLDFKAGIHDTYNRLSSWVGQDCFAWEGVICGATTGHVVRLDLRNTFNRALRGERMNSSLLALSHLKHLDLSVNDFRRIRIPEFIGSFKKLRYLNLSSTYFMGGIPARLGNLSSLYVLDLSDALDFTSLDNLDWLSHLTSLKNLDLSWLKLTGAPDWFSSVNMLPSLQVLSMSYVGLDTIPASVVHVNFTSSLTVLDLSFNNFNSILPKWLGNISSLTHLDLHYSGFYGVIPDTIGDLGSLTFLDLGGNQLEGIVPKSMVDLRRLKELHMPSNQLTGNLGGWLEQMTNLIILDLRSNLFNGSMPSSFGKFSNLTELNLAGNSVGGVLSEVHFENLTRLRLLDLYGNSITISIGQSWVPPFQLRYVDLTKCQLGPQFPEWLQFQTQIQELHLADCKIAGTMPAWFGNISSSTITYLDLSNNQIGGKLPSSLKFTKLETLHLESNRFEGPLPTMLPSTLQTLYLSDNSFTGQLPIWPHVQSVALSDNMLDGGLSSSICQWTYLKFLDLSNNKLFGEIPKGIGDLIGLNNLNLSRNHLQGKIPWEIGGMESLESLDLSINDLSGSIPESLLTLYSLSYLNLSYNNLSGMIPTGYQLQTLNDPSIYMGNADLCGPQIFKNCFMQEYKKEIFEWLWFYISMILGFVMGFWIFCGILFLKDAWRHAYFHIIDDMYDWVWVQWQLILRRLLRR is encoded by the coding sequence ATGGGTTTCCCTTTACGCTTCTTATCATCACTGTCGTTGTGCCTCTtggccctcctcctccaccgggcCACGGTGACAAGTGGGTGTTTCAGCTTGGAGAGGGAGGCACTGTTGGACTTCAAAGCCGGCATCCACGACACCTATAACCGGCTATCTTCTTGGGTAGGCCAAGACTGCTTCGCATGGGAGGGGGTCATCtgtggtgccaccactggccacgtCGTCAGGCTCGACCTCCGGAATACGTTTAATCGGGCATTACGCGGTGAGAGGATGAACTCGTCATTGCTTGCTTTATCTCATTTGAAGCACTTGGATCTTAGCGTCAATGATTTCAGGAGAATCCGCATACCGGAATTCATCGGCTCCTTCAAGAAATTGAGATACCTCAATCTATCTTCTACATATTTCATGGGAGGAATACCTGCTCGGCTGGGGAACCTTTCGAGCCTCTACGTTCTTGATCTAAGCGATGCTTTAGATTTTACATCCCTAGACAACCTCGACTGGCTCTCCCATCTTACCTCCCTGAAGAACCTGGACTTGAGCTGGTTGAAGCTAACCGGTGCCCCAGATTGGTTCTCATCCGTGAACATGCTGCCATCCCTCCAAGTGTTAAGTATGTCTTACGTTGGTCTCGATACCATCCCAGCTTCTGTTGTCCATGTCAACTTCACCTCCTCTCTTACCGTCCTTGATCTCTCCTTCAATAATTTCAACTCCATCTTACCCAAATGGTTGGGGAATATTAGTAGTCTTACCCATCTTGATCTCCATTACTCTGGGTTCTATGGCGTTATTCCCGATACAATTGGAGACTTGGGCTCTCTTACTTTTCTTGATCTAGGAGGCAATCAACTCGAGGGTATCGTACCGAAATCCATGGTTGATCTCCGTAGACTGAAAGAATTACATATGCCGAGCAACCAATTGACAGGAAATTTGGGTGGTTGGCTGGAGCAAATGACGAATCTCATCATTTTGGATCTCCGATCTAATTTATTCAACGGTTCCATGCCTTCCTCCTTTGGTAAGTTCTCTAATCTCACCGAATTGAATCTCGCTGGAAATTCTGTTGGAGGTGTCCTTTCAGAAGTTCATTTTGAGAATCTTACAAGATTGCGACTGTTGGACTTGTATGGCAACTCCATCACCATATCAATTGGCCAAAGTTGGGTCCCCCCTTTCCAACTCAGATATGTAGATTTAACCAAATGTCAGTTGGGACCTCAATTTCCAGAATggttgcagtttcaaacacagatCCAAGAATTACATTTGGCAGACTGTAAAATTGCAGGGACAATGCCCGCTTGGTTTgggaatatttcatcttctaccatCACATATTTAGACCTTTCCAACAACCAAATAGGAGGCAAGCTGCCATCTTCTTTAAAGTTCACCAAGTTGGAAACATTACATTTGGAATCCAATAGATTTGAAGGTCCATTGCCAACGATGCTACCGTCTACACTTCAAACTCTATACCTCTCCGATAATTCCTTTACAGGGCAATTGCCGATATGGCCCCATGTTCAATCAGTGGCACTCTCGGATAATATGCTTGATGGTGGCTTATCTTCATCAATCTGCCAATGGACATATCTTAAATTTCTTGACCTTTCGAACAACAAATTATTTGGTGAGATACCAAAAGGAATTGGAGACCTTATAGGACTCAATAACTTAAATTTGTCAAGAAATCATTTACAAGGAAAAATTCCTTGGGAGATAGGAGGAATGGAATCATTAGAATCCCTTGATCTATCGATAAATGATCTTTCTGGTAGCATTCCTGAGAGCTTATTGACTTTATATTCCTTGAGCTACttgaatttatcatataataatctTTCGGGAATGATACCAACTGGTTATCAACTCCAAACACTCAATGATCCATCCATTTACATGGGCAATGCCGACTTATGTGGACCACAAATTTTCAAAAATTGTTTTATGCAAGAGTACAAAAAGGAGATTTTCGAGTGGTTATGGTTCTATATTAGCATGATACTAGGATTTGTGATGGGATTTTGGATATTTTGTGGTATTCTCTTCCTCAAAGACGCATGGAGGCATGCTTATTTCCATATCATTGATGATATGTATGATTGGGTTTGGGTGCAATGGCAATTAATTCTTCGACGATTGTTGAGACGTTAA
- the LOC103973071 gene encoding receptor-like protein EIX1 isoform X2 produces the protein MGGIPARLGNLSSLYVLDLSDALDFTSLDNLDWLSHLTSLKNLDLSWLKLTGAPDWFSSVNMLPSLQVLSMSYVGLDTIPASVVHVNFTSSLTVLDLSFNNFNSILPKWLGNISSLTHLDLHYSGFYGVIPDTIGDLGSLTFLDLGGNQLEGIVPKSMVDLRRLKELHMPSNQLTGNLGGWLEQMTNLIILDLRSNLFNGSMPSSFGKFSNLTELNLAGNSVGGVLSEVHFENLTRLRLLDLYGNSITISIGQSWVPPFQLRYVDLTKCQLGPQFPEWLQFQTQIQELHLADCKIAGTMPAWFGNISSSTITYLDLSNNQIGGKLPSSLKFTKLETLHLESNRFEGPLPTMLPSTLQTLYLSDNSFTGQLPIWPHVQSVALSDNMLDGGLSSSICQWTYLKFLDLSNNKLFGEIPKGIGDLIGLNNLNLSRNHLQGKIPWEIGGMESLESLDLSINDLSGSIPESLLTLYSLSYLNLSYNNLSGMIPTGYQLQTLNDPSIYMGNADLCGPQIFKNCFMQEYKKEIFEWLWFYISMILGFVMGFWIFCGILFLKDAWRHAYFHIIDDMYDWVWVQWQLILRRLLRR, from the coding sequence ATGGGAGGAATACCTGCTCGGCTGGGGAACCTTTCGAGCCTCTACGTTCTTGATCTAAGCGATGCTTTAGATTTTACATCCCTAGACAACCTCGACTGGCTCTCCCATCTTACCTCCCTGAAGAACCTGGACTTGAGCTGGTTGAAGCTAACCGGTGCCCCAGATTGGTTCTCATCCGTGAACATGCTGCCATCCCTCCAAGTGTTAAGTATGTCTTACGTTGGTCTCGATACCATCCCAGCTTCTGTTGTCCATGTCAACTTCACCTCCTCTCTTACCGTCCTTGATCTCTCCTTCAATAATTTCAACTCCATCTTACCCAAATGGTTGGGGAATATTAGTAGTCTTACCCATCTTGATCTCCATTACTCTGGGTTCTATGGCGTTATTCCCGATACAATTGGAGACTTGGGCTCTCTTACTTTTCTTGATCTAGGAGGCAATCAACTCGAGGGTATCGTACCGAAATCCATGGTTGATCTCCGTAGACTGAAAGAATTACATATGCCGAGCAACCAATTGACAGGAAATTTGGGTGGTTGGCTGGAGCAAATGACGAATCTCATCATTTTGGATCTCCGATCTAATTTATTCAACGGTTCCATGCCTTCCTCCTTTGGTAAGTTCTCTAATCTCACCGAATTGAATCTCGCTGGAAATTCTGTTGGAGGTGTCCTTTCAGAAGTTCATTTTGAGAATCTTACAAGATTGCGACTGTTGGACTTGTATGGCAACTCCATCACCATATCAATTGGCCAAAGTTGGGTCCCCCCTTTCCAACTCAGATATGTAGATTTAACCAAATGTCAGTTGGGACCTCAATTTCCAGAATggttgcagtttcaaacacagatCCAAGAATTACATTTGGCAGACTGTAAAATTGCAGGGACAATGCCCGCTTGGTTTgggaatatttcatcttctaccatCACATATTTAGACCTTTCCAACAACCAAATAGGAGGCAAGCTGCCATCTTCTTTAAAGTTCACCAAGTTGGAAACATTACATTTGGAATCCAATAGATTTGAAGGTCCATTGCCAACGATGCTACCGTCTACACTTCAAACTCTATACCTCTCCGATAATTCCTTTACAGGGCAATTGCCGATATGGCCCCATGTTCAATCAGTGGCACTCTCGGATAATATGCTTGATGGTGGCTTATCTTCATCAATCTGCCAATGGACATATCTTAAATTTCTTGACCTTTCGAACAACAAATTATTTGGTGAGATACCAAAAGGAATTGGAGACCTTATAGGACTCAATAACTTAAATTTGTCAAGAAATCATTTACAAGGAAAAATTCCTTGGGAGATAGGAGGAATGGAATCATTAGAATCCCTTGATCTATCGATAAATGATCTTTCTGGTAGCATTCCTGAGAGCTTATTGACTTTATATTCCTTGAGCTACttgaatttatcatataataatctTTCGGGAATGATACCAACTGGTTATCAACTCCAAACACTCAATGATCCATCCATTTACATGGGCAATGCCGACTTATGTGGACCACAAATTTTCAAAAATTGTTTTATGCAAGAGTACAAAAAGGAGATTTTCGAGTGGTTATGGTTCTATATTAGCATGATACTAGGATTTGTGATGGGATTTTGGATATTTTGTGGTATTCTCTTCCTCAAAGACGCATGGAGGCATGCTTATTTCCATATCATTGATGATATGTATGATTGGGTTTGGGTGCAATGGCAATTAATTCTTCGACGATTGTTGAGACGTTAA
- the LOC135671081 gene encoding receptor-like protein 11 codes for MEREALLEFKAGVGDTRNRLSSWTGHHCCTWKGVACDTTTGHVVMLDLRNTNTTDDWAITRGIRIPEFIGSFKKLRYLNLSSTQFMGGIPARVGNLSSLYVLDLSDALYVDDYGNGYPVDNLDWLSHLTSLKHLNLSGLNLIDVPDWFSAVNMLPSLQVLNMSYGGLNSIPVSVVHVNFTSSLTVLDLHYSGFYGVIPDAIGDLGGLKELYMTGNQLTGNLSGWLEQMTNLIILDLRSNLFNCSMPSSVGKLSNLTELYLGGNSLRGIISEVHFENLTRLQVLDLYGTSITISIGQSWVPPFQLRLVDLTKCQLGPQFPEWLQFQTQIEELYLADCKIAGTMPAWFWNISSSTITYLDLSNNQIGGKLPSSLKFTKLVILFLYSNRFEGPLPTMLPSTLETLYLSNNSFTGQLPIWPHVRFVSISDNMLDGGLSSSICQWTYLEYLDLSNNKLLGEIPYCLGESLQNPHFLNLANNHFSGEIPHTIGFLSELLLLQLQNNSFSGEVPLSLKNCTNLWCLDLTQNNLVGSITLWMGENLQQLVVLRLRSNMFS; via the exons ATGGAGAGGGAGGCGCTGCTGGAGTTCAAAGCTGGTGTCGGAGACACCCGCAACCGGCTATCTTCTTGGACAGGCCACCACTGTTGCACATGGAAGGGAGTGGCCTGCGACACCACCACTGGCCACGTCGTCATGCTGGACCTCCGAAACACAAATACTACAGATGATTGGGCAATTACGCG CGGGATCCGCATACCGGAATTCATCGGCTCCTTCAAGAAACTGAGATACCTCAATCTATCTTCTACACAATTCATGGGAGGAATACCTGCTCGCGTGGGGAACCTTTCGAGCCTCTACGTTCTTGATCTAAGCGATGCTTTATACGTCGATGATTATGGCAACGGATATCCCGTCGACAACCTCGACTGGCTCTCCCATCTCACGTCCTTGAAGCACCTGAACTTGAGCGGGTTGAACCTAATCGATGTCCCAGATTGGTTCTCGGCGGTGAACATGCTGCCGTCCCTCCAGGTGTTAAACATGTCTTACGGTGGTCTCAATAGCATCCCGGTTTCTGTTGTCCACGTCAACTTCACCTCCTCTCTTACCGTCCTTGATCTCCATTATTCTGGGTTCTATGGCGTTATTCCCGATGCAATTGGAGACTTGGGCGGACTGAAAGAATTATATATGACGGGCAACCAATTGACAGGAAATTTGAGCGGTTGGTTGGAGCAAATGACGAATCTCATCATTTTGGATCTCCGATCTAATTTATTCAACTGTTCCATGCCTTCTTCCGTTGGTAAGCTATCTAATCTCACTGAATTGTATCTCGGTGGAAATTCTCTGAGAGGTATCATTTCAGAAGTTCATTTTGAGAATCTTACAAGATTACAAGTATTAGACTTGTATGGTACCTCCATCACCATATCAATTGGCCAGAGTTGGGTCCCCCCTTTCCAACTCAGATTAGTAGATTTAACTAAATGTCAGTTGGGACCTCAATTTCCAGAATggttgcagtttcaaacacagatCGAAGAATTATATTTGGCAGACTGTAAAATTGCAGGGACAATGCCAGCTTGGTTttggaatatttcatcttctaccatCACATATTTAGACCTTTCCAACAACCAAATAGGAGGCAAGCTGCCATCTTCTTTAAAGTTCACCAAGTTGGTAATATTATTTTTGTATTCCAACAGATTTGAAGGTCCATTGCCAACGATGCTACCGTCTACACTTGAAACTCTATACCTCTCCAATAATTCCTTTACAGGGCAATTGCCGATATGGCCCCATGTTAGATTTGTGTCAATCTCAGATAACATGCTCGACGGTGGCTTATCTTCATCAATCTGCCAATGGACATATCTCGAATACCTTGACCTTTCGAACAACAAATTACTTGGTGAGATCCCTTATTGTCTAGGGGAGTCATTACAAAATCCTCATTTCTTGAATTTGGCCAACAATCACTTCTCGGGTGAAATTCCACACACGATCGGTTTTTTAAGTGAGCTTTTGCTATTGCAACTGCAAAATAACAGTTTTTCGGGTGAGGTTCCTTTGTCATTGAaaaattgtacaaatttatggtGTCTTGATCTAACTCAGAATAATCTTGTCGGAAGCATAACGCTATGGATGGGAGAAAATCTACAACAACTGGTAGTGCTTCGTTTACGTTCAAATATGTTTTCATGA